One genomic segment of Nitratidesulfovibrio sp. includes these proteins:
- a CDS encoding sigma-54 dependent transcriptional regulator, giving the protein MRILIVDDNLPSLQSLSLVLHDLGYEPTPFEDPVAALAEARTTWFPLIITDIRMPGMDGLTLLSHLKEDPSTAEADVVLITGHGDMETAVEALRRGAYDYLNKPINARELAAVVERCAEHQALIMENRELREHLDEAVEQRADALRRELESARTRLRQVAGIGEVVAASPAMSALLDETRVFHAEPSVPVLIEGETGTGKEVVARLIHYGESGNDTPFIALNCAAIPHELFEAELFGHEAGAYTGSRAGGAPGKLELAGGGTLFLDEVAEMPLSLQPKLLRVLEERCFYRLGGVKRREFKARVVCAGNRDLSAMVEAGQFRRDLYHRLRVGHLRIPPLRERPEDIPVLAGLFLQREAVRKKKRFTALSPDALRLLGRHPWTGNVRELENSVERAVLLHDGPALTARHLGFLDDHGPTEVPSPAPGANATPGVWRLDPDNLTLPEAPFDVEALVDGLVRKAVERFGGNKSRAAAHLGISRFALHRRLAK; this is encoded by the coding sequence ATGCGCATACTCATCGTTGACGACAACCTGCCCAGCCTCCAGAGCCTCAGCCTCGTCCTGCACGACCTGGGGTACGAACCGACCCCCTTCGAGGACCCCGTGGCCGCGCTGGCAGAGGCCCGCACCACCTGGTTTCCCCTGATCATCACCGATATCCGCATGCCCGGCATGGACGGCCTGACGCTGCTTTCGCATCTGAAGGAAGACCCCTCCACTGCCGAGGCCGACGTGGTGCTGATCACCGGGCACGGCGACATGGAAACCGCCGTCGAGGCATTGCGGCGCGGAGCCTACGACTACCTGAACAAACCCATCAACGCCCGCGAACTGGCGGCGGTGGTGGAGCGTTGCGCCGAGCACCAGGCGCTGATCATGGAAAACCGCGAACTGCGCGAGCACCTCGACGAGGCCGTGGAGCAGCGGGCCGACGCCCTGCGCCGTGAACTGGAATCGGCCCGCACCCGGCTGCGCCAGGTGGCCGGGATCGGCGAGGTGGTGGCGGCTTCGCCCGCCATGTCGGCGTTGCTGGACGAGACGCGGGTGTTCCATGCCGAGCCGTCCGTGCCCGTGCTCATCGAGGGCGAAACGGGCACCGGCAAGGAAGTGGTGGCCCGGCTCATCCATTACGGGGAATCGGGCAACGATACCCCGTTCATCGCCCTGAACTGCGCGGCCATCCCGCACGAACTGTTCGAGGCGGAACTGTTCGGGCACGAGGCGGGGGCCTATACCGGCAGCCGCGCGGGGGGCGCCCCCGGCAAGCTGGAACTGGCGGGCGGGGGCACCCTGTTTCTGGACGAAGTGGCGGAAATGCCCCTTTCCCTGCAGCCCAAGCTGCTGCGGGTGCTGGAAGAGCGCTGCTTCTACCGCCTGGGCGGGGTGAAGCGCCGTGAATTCAAGGCCAGGGTGGTCTGCGCGGGCAACCGCGATCTTTCGGCCATGGTAGAGGCCGGGCAGTTCCGGCGCGACCTGTATCACCGGCTGCGGGTGGGGCACCTGCGCATTCCGCCCCTGCGCGAACGGCCAGAGGACATCCCCGTGCTGGCCGGGCTGTTCCTGCAACGCGAGGCCGTGCGCAAGAAGAAGCGTTTCACCGCGCTTTCGCCCGACGCCCTGCGCCTGCTGGGCCGTCACCCGTGGACGGGCAACGTGCGCGAACTGGAAAATTCCGTGGAGCGTGCCGTGCTGCTGCACGATGGTCCCGCCCTCACCGCCCGGCACCTGGGCTTTCTGGACGACCACGGCCCGACCGAGGTGCCTTCTCCCGCGCCCGGTGCCAACGCCACCCCCGGGGTATGGCGGCTGGACCCGGACAACCTGACGCTCCCCGAGGCCCCCTTTGACGTGGAAGCGCTGGTGGACGGCCTGGTGCGCAAGGCGGTGGAACGGTTCGGCGGGAACAAGAGCCGGGCGGCGGCGCATTTGGGCATTTCGCGGTTTGCCCTGCACCGACGGCTGGCCAAGTAG
- the ribB gene encoding 3,4-dihydroxy-2-butanone-4-phosphate synthase: MNQPSPTPVQAGTTGPPLHHVTPVPQAGTAPQPCLAPLATVEQALDALRAGRGILVVDDEDRENEGDMIFAAQTLTEAQMALLIREGSGIVCLCLTDAHADALDLPPMVACNTSRAGTAFTVTIEAAEGVTTGVSAADRVATVKAAAAPGARPEHLHRPGHVFPLRARPGGVLERRGHTEATVDLMRLAGLSPCGVLCELTNPDGTMARLPDVRAFGARQDMPVLTVQALARWRALHDADGTVRGVHDGGAIRKGAGMV, from the coding sequence ATGAATCAGCCGTCCCCCACTCCCGTTCAGGCCGGAACCACCGGCCCCCCCCTGCATCATGTCACGCCCGTGCCACAGGCCGGGACTGCTCCGCAGCCGTGCCTGGCCCCCCTGGCAACAGTCGAGCAGGCCCTGGATGCCCTGCGCGCGGGACGCGGCATTCTTGTCGTGGATGACGAGGACCGCGAAAACGAAGGTGACATGATCTTTGCCGCGCAAACCCTGACCGAAGCACAAATGGCCCTGCTGATCCGCGAGGGAAGCGGCATCGTCTGCCTGTGCCTTACCGATGCCCATGCCGACGCGCTGGACCTGCCGCCCATGGTGGCGTGCAACACCAGCCGCGCCGGTACGGCCTTCACCGTGACCATCGAGGCGGCGGAGGGCGTCACCACCGGTGTTTCCGCCGCCGACAGGGTGGCCACGGTGAAGGCGGCGGCAGCGCCCGGCGCACGGCCGGAACACCTGCACCGCCCCGGCCATGTCTTTCCGTTGCGGGCCCGCCCCGGCGGCGTGCTGGAACGGCGCGGCCACACCGAGGCCACCGTGGACCTGATGCGCCTTGCGGGCCTTTCGCCGTGCGGGGTGCTGTGCGAACTGACCAACCCCGACGGCACCATGGCCCGACTGCCGGACGTGCGGGCCTTTGGCGCGCGGCAGGACATGCCCGTGCTTACCGTGCAGGCCCTTGCCCGGTGGCGCGCCCTCCACGATGCCGACGGAACGGTCCGTGGCGTGCACGACGGCGGGGCCATCCGCAAGGGGGCAGGCATGGTGTAA
- a CDS encoding YhjD/YihY/BrkB family envelope integrity protein yields MHGTTLRDRARRVRRYVTSDVWLERAETGPPARRGLIWLLRRAFLAALGFVDDQCLLRASALTMTFVLSMVPFLAVVFSITKGLGVHNAEVTQMLLLRLAAGNPDTVARILEYVERTSAGRMGAVSAAFLLVTAGMLMANIERSFNAIWKVRQGRSPWRKFTDFFSVMLVCPLLMGTAVTLGASLRSGRVLGRLLEVAPVGAAYLLLLKLVPLFMVFVVLLFLYSYIPNTRVRPRAAMAGALLAAMAWQGAEYAYMAWQARFASYGLIYGSFAQVPLFLMWLYVSWAVVLFGVEVCHAVQNAPTFEKHLRAGRVSRLERDRLAVLAMLLLTRAFVRGTGAVPGHRMAALLDAPDHVLDDVLDRLAREGMVVRVCDDAPAWVLGMPPDELRIADVLLALAGRTRGEGEERVATAFEFINDTLARLAGDMAASPANTTLRAYHDTTLPDWFDAAPPGAPETPENAPAAAWGGAGNGADEDAAADETHGPTLPELLHAAVDGGTSAADDVSEANGTNGANGADGGGTGGTGNARKGDPPGSGRV; encoded by the coding sequence ATGCACGGAACCACCCTGCGCGACCGCGCCCGGCGCGTGCGCCGCTACGTGACCAGCGACGTCTGGCTTGAACGCGCCGAAACCGGCCCGCCCGCCCGGCGCGGCCTGATCTGGCTGTTGCGGCGCGCCTTTCTGGCGGCGCTGGGCTTCGTGGACGACCAGTGCCTGCTGCGCGCATCCGCCCTGACCATGACCTTCGTGCTGTCCATGGTGCCCTTTCTGGCCGTGGTGTTCTCCATCACCAAGGGCCTTGGGGTGCACAACGCAGAGGTCACCCAGATGCTGCTGTTGCGCCTTGCGGCGGGCAACCCGGACACGGTGGCGCGCATCCTGGAATACGTGGAGCGCACCAGCGCGGGCCGCATGGGCGCGGTGAGCGCGGCCTTTCTGCTGGTGACGGCGGGCATGCTCATGGCCAACATCGAGCGCTCGTTCAACGCCATCTGGAAAGTGCGGCAGGGACGCAGCCCGTGGCGCAAGTTCACCGATTTCTTTTCGGTGATGCTGGTCTGCCCCCTGCTGATGGGTACCGCCGTTACCCTGGGCGCCAGCCTGCGCAGCGGCAGGGTGCTGGGCAGGTTGCTGGAGGTGGCCCCGGTGGGTGCCGCCTATCTGCTGCTGCTCAAGCTGGTGCCGCTGTTCATGGTCTTCGTGGTGCTGCTGTTCCTGTACTCGTACATTCCCAACACCAGGGTGCGCCCGCGCGCGGCCATGGCCGGGGCATTGCTGGCGGCCATGGCCTGGCAGGGCGCGGAATACGCCTACATGGCCTGGCAGGCCCGCTTCGCCAGCTACGGGCTGATCTACGGCAGCTTCGCGCAGGTGCCGCTGTTCCTGATGTGGCTGTATGTTTCGTGGGCGGTGGTGCTGTTCGGGGTGGAGGTATGCCACGCGGTGCAGAACGCGCCCACCTTCGAAAAGCACCTGCGCGCCGGAAGGGTAAGCCGCCTTGAACGCGACCGGCTGGCCGTGCTGGCCATGCTGCTGCTTACCCGCGCCTTCGTGCGCGGCACGGGCGCGGTGCCCGGCCACCGCATGGCCGCCCTGCTGGACGCCCCGGACCATGTGCTGGACGACGTGCTGGACCGCCTGGCCCGCGAGGGCATGGTGGTGCGGGTGTGCGACGATGCCCCGGCCTGGGTGCTGGGCATGCCGCCCGACGAACTGCGCATCGCCGACGTGCTGCTGGCCCTGGCCGGTCGCACCCGGGGCGAGGGCGAGGAACGGGTGGCCACGGCCTTCGAATTCATCAACGACACCCTGGCCCGGCTGGCCGGGGACATGGCCGCCAGTCCGGCCAACACCACTCTGCGCGCCTACCACGACACCACCCTGCCCGACTGGTTCGATGCGGCCCCGCCAGGCGCGCCGGAAACGCCGGAGAACGCGCCCGCTGCGGCATGGGGCGGTGCCGGAAACGGCGCGGATGAAGATGCGGCAGCAGACGAAACGCATGGCCCTACCCTGCCCGAGCTGCTGCACGCAGCCGTGGACGGCGGCACATCCGCCGCCGATGACGTGTCCGAGGCCAATGGGACCAATGGGGCCAATGGGGCCGATGGCGGCGGTACCGGAGGTACCGGCAATGCTCGCAAGGGCGATCCCCCCGGCAGCGGCAGGGTCTGA
- a CDS encoding lytic murein transglycosylase has product MPLAQGVRHAPQASQTPQSPQAHQALQASDTPGGTGGWAGRAALWRALASAALCALLLAGCSGTRQAAAPESVVTPPAPGEVRVESAQPTPEAPPASGRPAPCWNPLLGRLAADGVSGGRIDALFVQLGDAVSPDPMGRKVKELYTTKFLRPEPQPVPPGQKPKPVRPPMYPGVVTDENAARCRAFLAENARWFSLAESRYGVPREVAVSLLFVETRLGTALGKGNAFRNLAAMAAADTPDMVSGYIAALPGAGDNLDWISQRMRQKSDWAYQELKALIRHADALGQDPLTMPGSIYGAVGICQFMPTNIPAYGVDGDGDGRVDLFAVGDAVFSLSSYLNRHGWQPGMRRDARYNVLKRYNNSAAYANTILALAEKVAGQPAKPGQPAKPGQAGKAATAQPKAQATPAQPAKASATASVVQ; this is encoded by the coding sequence ATGCCGCTAGCGCAGGGCGTGCGTCACGCACCCCAGGCATCCCAGACCCCCCAATCGCCCCAGGCCCACCAAGCCCTGCAAGCATCAGATACGCCGGGCGGCACGGGCGGGTGGGCTGGCCGTGCCGCCTTGTGGCGCGCGCTGGCGTCCGCCGCGCTGTGCGCCCTGCTGCTTGCGGGGTGTAGCGGTACCCGGCAGGCGGCCGCGCCGGAAAGCGTGGTCACGCCTCCGGCCCCCGGCGAGGTGCGGGTGGAATCCGCGCAGCCCACCCCAGAAGCCCCCCCCGCCTCCGGCAGGCCCGCCCCCTGCTGGAATCCCCTGCTGGGCCGCCTGGCTGCCGACGGCGTGTCCGGCGGGCGCATTGACGCGCTGTTCGTCCAACTGGGCGATGCGGTCTCGCCAGACCCCATGGGCCGCAAGGTCAAGGAACTGTACACCACCAAGTTCCTGCGACCGGAGCCGCAACCCGTGCCGCCCGGCCAGAAGCCCAAACCCGTGCGCCCGCCCATGTACCCCGGCGTGGTCACCGACGAGAACGCGGCCAGGTGCCGCGCCTTCCTGGCGGAAAACGCCCGCTGGTTCTCGCTGGCGGAATCGCGTTACGGCGTGCCGCGCGAGGTGGCCGTATCGCTGCTGTTCGTCGAAACGCGCCTGGGCACGGCCCTGGGCAAGGGCAACGCCTTCCGCAACCTGGCCGCCATGGCCGCCGCAGACACCCCGGACATGGTGTCCGGCTACATCGCCGCGCTGCCCGGTGCGGGCGACAACCTGGACTGGATTTCGCAGCGCATGCGCCAGAAGTCGGACTGGGCCTACCAGGAACTGAAGGCCCTCATCCGCCATGCCGACGCGCTGGGGCAAGACCCGCTGACCATGCCCGGCTCCATCTACGGGGCCGTGGGCATCTGCCAGTTCATGCCTACCAATATCCCGGCCTACGGCGTGGACGGCGACGGTGATGGCCGTGTGGACCTGTTCGCGGTGGGCGATGCGGTGTTCAGCCTGTCCAGTTACCTCAACAGGCACGGCTGGCAACCGGGCATGCGGCGCGACGCGCGGTACAACGTGCTGAAGCGCTACAACAACAGCGCGGCCTACGCCAATACCATCCTGGCCCTGGCGGAAAAGGTGGCGGGCCAGCCCGCGAAGCCCGGCCAGCCCGCGAAGCCCGGCCAGGCTGGCAAGGCCGCGACTGCACAACCCAAGGCACAGGCCACACCCGCACAGCCCGCCAAGGCGTCAGCCACCGCTTCGGTCGTGCAGTAG